In Geminocystis sp. NIES-3709, a single genomic region encodes these proteins:
- the murA gene encoding UDP-N-acetylglucosamine 1-carboxyvinyltransferase, with amino-acid sequence MSINSISEPALEIIGRNPLKGEVKISGAKNSALAIMAGTLLCADDCRLNNVPCLADINTMGLVLASLGVKIHKNGSTWEFNSKDLKAVKAPYDLVSQLRASFFVIGPILTRLGFAQVPLPGGCAIGSRPVDLHVRGLQAMGATVIIEHGVVNASVNKRLKGAKIFLDYPSVGATETIMMAATLAQGQTIIENAAREPEIVDLANFCNSMGAKITGAGTDSIVIEGVNRLHTTDYDIIPDRIEAGTFLVAGAITKSEILVTSLNYDHLTPIIAKLAEIGCQVVREDEITLRTIPGELKASDIETLPHPGFPTDMQAQFMALLTISEGNSLVTETVFENRLRHVAELKRMGANIKVKGNSALVSGVPILSGAPVMATDLRASAALVLAGLAADGKTIVQGLQHLDRGYENLEQKFQKLGAKIKRIYHSNK; translated from the coding sequence ATTTCTATTAATTCTATTTCTGAACCTGCTTTAGAAATTATTGGTAGAAATCCTCTCAAGGGTGAGGTAAAAATAAGTGGGGCGAAAAATTCTGCTTTGGCAATTATGGCGGGTACCCTTCTCTGTGCTGATGATTGTCGTTTGAATAATGTACCCTGTCTTGCTGATATTAATACTATGGGGTTAGTTTTGGCTTCTTTAGGGGTTAAAATACACAAAAATGGTAGTACATGGGAATTTAATAGTAAGGATTTAAAAGCAGTTAAAGCACCCTATGATTTAGTTTCTCAACTTCGAGCTAGTTTCTTTGTCATTGGGCCTATTTTAACCCGTTTAGGATTCGCTCAAGTACCTTTACCCGGTGGATGTGCGATCGGCTCTCGCCCTGTGGATCTCCATGTGCGTGGACTACAGGCGATGGGTGCTACAGTAATTATTGAGCATGGAGTCGTTAATGCTTCCGTCAATAAACGTTTGAAAGGGGCAAAAATCTTCCTTGACTATCCCAGTGTAGGTGCCACAGAAACAATTATGATGGCGGCAACCCTAGCCCAAGGGCAAACTATTATCGAAAATGCAGCCAGAGAGCCTGAAATCGTTGATTTGGCGAATTTCTGTAATAGCATGGGAGCTAAAATTACTGGTGCTGGTACAGATTCCATCGTGATTGAAGGAGTCAATCGATTACATACCACTGACTATGATATTATACCCGATCGTATTGAAGCGGGAACTTTTTTAGTAGCAGGGGCGATTACTAAATCAGAAATTCTGGTTACTTCCCTCAATTATGACCATTTAACGCCTATTATTGCCAAATTAGCAGAAATTGGTTGTCAAGTCGTAAGAGAAGATGAAATCACCTTGCGCACCATTCCGGGAGAGTTAAAAGCCAGTGACATTGAAACTTTACCTCATCCCGGTTTTCCTACAGATATGCAAGCACAATTTATGGCTTTATTAACCATTAGTGAGGGCAATAGTTTAGTTACCGAGACAGTCTTTGAAAACCGTTTGCGTCATGTTGCTGAGTTAAAGCGGATGGGTGCAAATATCAAAGTCAAAGGCAATTCCGCTCTTGTTTCTGGTGTCCCAATACTATCCGGTGCACCCGTAATGGCAACGGATTTAAGAGCTTCTGCCGCTCTTGTGTTAGCTGGTTTAGCCGCCGATGGTAAAACTATTGTACAAGGGTTACAGCATCTCGATCGAGGCTATGAAAACTTGGAGCAAAAATTCCAAAAATTAGGAGCAAAAATTAAACGAATTTACCACTCTAATAAATAA